AGGAGGTGGTCCGCGAGCGCGCGGGCGAAGTAAATTGGCACAACCCCGTCTGGCGACACGACGACGGGAGCGTCGCGGAGTGGTGACGATGGCGGACCCACTCGCCGCGTTTCCGAACGTCGAGGACGAGACCGACCGGGACCTCGCGGAGCGCCACCAGCGGGCGGTCCGGGACTGGGAGGGCACGGGCGTCGATGGACTGGTCTACGAGTACCGGACCCAGTTCCACCGGGACCCACTCGTGACCCAGACCGACGAGGCCTACTACCTCTCGGTCCGGGGCCACGTCTGGGACGAGTTCGGCGAGCGAATGGGCCTGAGCGACGACGAACTGGCGCGATTGAAGGAGATTCACGCCGAGCAGTTCGCGGCGAGCGTCGGAGAGGAAGCGGACCACGGGAACGACGAACCGATGATTCTGACGAAGGAGTGAGAACTCGGCTTACTCCGAGACTGCGGTCGTCTCCCCCTTGGAGGCGAAAATCGCGTCCAGCACGCACTGAACTCGATTCGCCTCGGAGAAGGAGACCAAATCCCCGCCCTCGCCGTCCAATTCTGCGACGAACTCGTCCACGAGCGTCAGGGTGGTCTGGCCTCGAGTGTCGTTCAGGACCGCCTCGGCGTCCTCGCCGCGGTTCTCGACCAGTCGGTACCAGTCCAGAAGCGAGAGTTTCGATTCCGACCCGAGGACCGTAATCGAGTTCTCCTCGGATTGCTCGTGGTCGGTCACGAGGTCGATGGTGCCGTTGATTGCATCGTCACCGCCGACAGAGAAGTGACCGGCGACGGACTCCTCGTATTTTCCGGGACCGCGATAGGTGACGTTCGCGCTGACCTCCTCGATGGGGCCGAAAAGCTCCTGCACGCCGAACAGGAAGTGGGTGCCGACCTCCCGAAGCGGCCCGCCCTGCTCGCGGGATTCGAGCCAATCCACGTCCTGCCACTCGCGGGGCCACCGCGGGAATCGGAAATTGAGGGTGACGCGCTTGGGGTCGCCGATGTCGCCGTCGGCGATTCGCTCGCGCATCTCCACGAACCCCGGCGTGTAGCGGAAGGGCAGGTTGATAGCCGTCGTCAGGTCGCTGGACTGGGCCGCTTCAATCATCTCCCGGCCGCGCTCGGCGTCCTCGGCGATGGGCTTCTCGCAGAGGACGTGCTTGCCAGCGTCGAGCGCCGTGGTAGCGATTTCGTGGTGGTGCTTTGGCGGAACCCCGACGTACACGATGTCGATACTCTCGTCCCGGACGAGTTCGCGGTAGTCGGTGTAGGCCTCGCAGTCGTACTCGTCGGCGAAGTCGCGGAGTTTGGTCTCGTCCACGTCGCACGCCGCGCTGACGGCGGTGTCCTCGTGATCGGCGAACGCTTCGGCGAGTCGATTCCCGATGACCCCACAACCGACGATGCCCGCGTCGTACATGCTTTGAGAGATTGGCGGTCGGTATTTGTAGGTGGCGGGTTGGCCGTGGAGAAACGGAGCAAATCGGAGGCCGATACATAAATTTGAATATATTTAAGAAGTAATTTTGATTCTTTTGGACAGGTTTTTCTTCATTTGACATCCGAGAAACACTATCGGTGAGTCTATATCCCGACTGTTCGTTCGTCCGGCAGATGGTGTCTTTCGAGTGTGCGACCTGCGGCGCTCGGGTCTCCGAGGAGGTAGCCCTCCTCGAAGACGAGACTCGGCTCTGCGAAGACGGCTACTCCGGCGAGGGCCGACGGGAGTACCTTCCCGAGGGGTTCTACGTGGTCGGAGCAGAGAGCCACATCTATCCCGGCGTCGGGGGCGATTATCTACTGCATCCGACTGACGTTCTCACGATGGACCGGATGGAGGCCGTCCCAATCGAGGAGTACACCGACTTCTTCGGCTGTTGCGGACTCAGGGGAAAGGTGCCCAACACCTTCTGCCCGAACGGGCATCGCTTCGCAACAGAGATTTCCGACCATTGCTCGCGGGTCGTTCAGATTCACCGCGACCGGGTCGAAGTGCGGTAGGTTCGTCCGCTCAGACCCGACACGGCTTCTCGTCTCGACTTGACTCCCATCCCTCACACCCGAACCATCTCATCACCCTCACACCTGAACCTCCTCGACCTCCCCGACTTGAATCCGCCAGAGGGTCGCGTACCGGCCGTCCCGTGCCAGAAGCTCTTCGTGGGTCCCGCGCTCGACAATCTCGCCGTCGTCAAGCACCAGAATCCGGTCGGCGTCCCGGACCGTCGAGAGCCGATGGGCGACCACGAACGTCGTCCGGTCGGCGGTCAGTTCGTCCAGATGCTCCTGCACGACCAGTTCGGTCTCGTTGTCAACGTGGCTGGTGGCCTCGTCCAGCACCAGCATCGGCGGGTCGCCGACGACTGCCCGCGCGATGGCGAGTCGCTGGCGCTGACCGCCCGAGAGGTTGGTGCCGCGCTCGCCGACCCGAGTGTCGTAGCCCTCGGGCAGGTCGGTGACGAACTGGTGGGCACCCGCGGTTCTGGCGGCCTCCTCGATTCGCTCGTCTGAGGCCTCGGGCGCTCCGTAGGCGATGTTCTCGCGGACCGTCCCGTCGAACAGGAAGGCCTCTTGGTTCACGTAGCCGACGGCCTCCCGAAGGCTCTCGGTCGAAACCTCCCGCACGTCCCGCCCGTCCACCCGGACCGCACCCGAGTTCACGTCGTAGAATCGCACGAGGAGCTTCACGAGGGTCGATTTCCCGGCACCAGTCGAACCCACGAGGCCGACCGTCTCGCCCGGTTCGACGTCGAAGTCGAGACCGTCGAAGACCCGGCGCTCGCTGTCGGGGTAGCCGAATTCGACGTCCTCGAATTCGACACCAGCGGCGTCGAGTGCGAGGTCGGCGTCCGAAGCGGTCCCGGTGCCTGCGCCGAGATTCCGGCCCGCGTTCGTCAGACCGTCGATTCGCTTGGCGGCGGCCTTCGAGGACTTGTAGTGGTTCACCACGTCACTCAGGTTCTTCAGCGGGAGCGTGAGCCGTTCCATGTAAAAGAGGAAGGGCACGAGTTGCCCGGCGGTCAGCGTCCCCGAGAAGAACAGCGGCGGTTCGACCGTAATCCAGTAGATGCCGAGCGCGAGCGTCAGGAGCAACCACGCCCCGGCGACGAGTCGATTCAGCGGCGGCTGGCGAACCGAGGTCCGGCGACTCGCCAGTCGCGCCCGGAAGGCGTCGAGCGACGACGACGCGACTCGATTGCGCTCGTAGTCCTCGGCGGTGAACGACTTGATAACGTCGATACCGCTGATGTTGGTTTCGAGGCGGGCGTTCAGCGCGCCGCGCTCCTCGCGCACCGCGTCCTTGAGCGGTTCGAGTTTCCCGGAGAACCACAGGTTGAGGCCGGCGATGACGGGGGCCGACAGCAGGACCACGACTGCGAGTTGCCAGTTCAGGGCAGTCATGTAGACCAGCGCGCTGACCAGCGTGACGGTAATCCAGAGGCCAGCGCCGACGATGACGTTGAAGAACGTGTCGAGGGTGTTCACGTCGTCGTTCAGCACGCTGATGACGTTGCCGGTCCGACTCCCGTCGAAGAATCCCAAGTCGAGTCGCTGGACAGCGTCGAACTCGCCGACGCGGACCGCGTGGAGGAGTCGCTGGGTGAAGACGGCGAAACTGTACTCCGAGACGAACGCCAGCAGGTTCGTCAGCAGGTTCAGGCCGACCAGCAGGCCGGTAATAAACGCCAGCAGGTCGAGCGGCGCGGTCGGAATCCACGACTGGGGCAGGAATGGAACCGCGAACGGTTCGCCGTTGAACAGCGCGTCGATGCCGAGACCGATGAGGAACACGTCTGCGAAGCTCAGGAAGGTCGAGACGACTTCGCAGACCACCGCGACCGCCAGATAGTGGGCGTCGGACCGGCCGTGTCGCCGGACCAGCGCGAGGAGGGGATACTGTCGGTCGGACAGGTCCCCGAGGGTCTCGTCGGTCATCGCGTCACCCCCGTTTCGGAGGGACGAGACCGCTCGTCGCCGGCGGCGATTTCGCCGGTCTGGATGCGCCAGAGTTTCGCATACGTCCCGCCTGCCCCGAGGAGTTCGTCGTGGGTGCCCGACTCCACGACCGCCCCGTCGTCCAGCACCAGCAACCGGTCGGCGTCCCGGACCGTCGAGAGTCGGTGGGCGATGGCGAAGACGGTTCGGTCGCCCGACAGTTCGAGGAGACGCCGCTGGATTTCGACCTCGGTTTCGTTGTCCACGTGGCTGGTGGCCTCGTCCAGTACCAGCACCGGCGGGTCCCCGACCAGCGCCCGAGCGATGGCGAGGCGCTGGCGCTGGCCGCCAGAGAGGGTCGCGCCGCGCTCGCCGATTTGGGTCTCGTAGCCCTCCGGCAAGTCGGCGACGAACTCGTGGGCACCGGCCCGTTTGGCGGCGGTGACGACCGCTTGCTCGGAGGCCTCGGGGTTCGCGTAGGCGACGTTCTCCCGGACCGACCCGTGAAAGAGGAAGGGGTCTTGGCTCACGTAACCGACGTGCTTTCTGAGGCTCTCGACGCTCACCCCGGCGATGTCCTGCCCATCGATGCGGACGGTCCCGGAGTCGGGGTCGTAGAACCGAAAGACGAGTTTGACGAGCGTGGATTTCCCCGCGCCGGTCGGCCCGACGACGCCGACGAACTCGCCGGCCTCGGCCGTGAACGACACGTCTTCGAGTGTCGAGTCGTCTGCTGTCTCGTCGGGCGCGTCGCCGGGTGACTGTGCGGGGTACGAGAAGGAGACGCCGTCGTACTCGACCCGGCCCTCGGTGACGCGCAGGTCCGGCGCGTCGTCGGGTTCCGGGAGTCGCCGGTCGCTCCGGAGGAGCGCGACGACCCGCTTGCTCGACGCTCGGGCGCTCTCGAACTGGTCGATAACGTCCACCGCGAGGCGGCGCGTCGGGTCCAAGAACGAGAAGGTGTAGAGGACGAACGTCAGAAGCGTCCCGGCCGAGAGTTCCCGCGTGAAAAACACCGGCGGTCCCGCGAGAATCCAGTAGGAACCGAGCGCGAACAGGCCCCAGATGCCGACCGCCGCGAGGACCCACGAGACGCGGTTGTAGACGGCGCGCAGGCGGAGCGCGGACCACGCCGCGGACTTGTACTCGGCGGAGGCCTCGGCCACGCGCTCTCGCTCTCGGTCCTCGCGGGTGAACGCCTTGACGGTACTCAGACCCTCGATAGCGTCCCGCAGGCGACCGTTCACGGTGCCGACGCTCGCCCGAATCTCGTCGTGGCGGGGTTCCAGCAGTCGGGCGTAGACTCGGCCAGTCGCCGCGATGAGGACCGGGAGCGGAGCGAGGACGAGCGCGAGGTTCCAGTTCAAAAGCAACATGAAGGCGAAGGCGGTGAGGATTTCGCCGCCGTAGACGAGACCGTCGCGGACCCCCGAAAAGAGGTCTCCGAGGTTGTCCACGTCGTCGTTGAGGACGCTCAGCACGTCGCCGGTCTCCTCGGCGTCGTAGAAATCCATCGAGAGCGCGGTCCCAGCCTCGTAGGCCGCGGTCCGAATCTCGTGGAGGGTCCGAAGGCTGGCCGTCTCGTAGACGAGTCGGCCGTACCACTTCGCACCGCTCTCGGCGACGATGGCGACGGCGAGGACCGAGACGGTCAGGGCGGCCTGCCCGGTCAGCGACGCCGGAATCCAGTCGGTGGGAACCAGCGGGAGGACGTAGGCCCGACTGTCGAGGAGAAGCGCGTCGAGCGCCACACCGATGAACAGCGCCGGAACGCGCTGGAGGAACAGGCCGACCAAGAGCAGGCCGAGCGCCCCGGCGAAGGTCCGCCAGCGAGCGCCGGCGAACCGCCGGAGGAGGTAGCGAATCGGCGGAGAAGCGTCTTCGTTCGGGTCGGTTCGAGTCGCGTCCGCGTCGGTCATCGTTCGAGTTGCAGGCGCGAAAGCCGCATAAGTCTAATCTGCAACGCGCTACTGCAAATTTTCTGACACTACCCCCGCGTCGGCTCGGCGTGGCAGGGTCGAAGGAACTCTTAGACACATTTTCAATCTTTTAAGATATAATATTGTTTCTTTAAGCCAGATTTATTCGACCGGACGACCACACCGGTAGGCCGCTGGATGGTCTCTCCCGACCACATCGCTGGACCGCATAGCTCCGGACCGTCGCTCCCGACCACATCAAAACACCAATGCCGGGCGGCGACGACAGCGAACACATGACCGACGGCGCATCGGCCGAGGAGGCCGGGCCGAGCGACCCCGAAACCGGTCGGAAGGACGACGAGGCCGACCGGAGAAGCGACGGAACCGACCGGCGGGTCGAACGCCGGTCGCCGGACGAGACTTTCGAGTTGCTCGCCAACGAGGTCCGGGTCGAAATCCTCCGGGCGCTGGGCGACGACCCGCGCGAGACGCTCGGATTCTCGGAACTCCACGACCGGGTGGACATCGCCGACAGCGGGAACTTCAACTACCACCTCGACCGATTGGTCGGGGCGTTCGTCCGCAAGGTGGGCGACGGGAGCGACGGCGACGCCGACACCGGCGAAAGCGGTGGCGGACGCGACGGCGCTGGCTACGAGTTGACCCGCGCCGGACAGCAAATCGTCGGGGCGATGTACGCCGGAACCTACACCACCGACGCCGCCGTCGAACCCATCTCGGCCGGGTGGGACTGTCTGCTCTGCAGTGGAGAAATGGTGGTGGGGTACGCCGACGAGCGCGCTCACTTCTGGTGTTCGGCCTGCGACGAGGGAGCCAAATTCTCCTTCCCGCCGGGCACCGTAGACCAGTTCGACCGCGACGAGTTGCCCGGCGCGTTCGCTCGCTGGTACCACCACCTCATGACTCGCCTGTTCCACGGCTTCTGCGGCGTCTGCGCCGGCCGGATGGACGGCGAGTTCGTCCGCCTGCCCGGCGGGACCGAACGGAACCCCGAAACGTCCCTCCTGCAGTTCACCTGCCAGCGGTGCGGGACGGTCGCCAGTTCGGCCGCCGAGACGCTTGCGACCTTCCACCCCGTCGCGCAGGGCTTTTTCGCCGAACACGGCTTCGACGTGTCGGCCCGCCATCCGACCCAGATGTGGGGCGAACTCGACGCCTGCGACGTGGAGATTCTCTCCGAGGAGCCTCCTCGGATGGAAGTCCGGTTCGGCCACGACGGCGAGGAGGTCCGCGCGGTGGTCGAACCCGACGCGACGGTCGGACAGGTGGAACGCAGAAGTCGGCAGGACTGACCGCCGAGCGCAGAACTGAAGCAGACTGCGCCCGAGAGTCGGGCCATGAACCGATTCGAAGGCCGGACCGTCCTCGTCACCGGTTCGACCCGCGGCATCGGACAGGGAATCGCCGAGCGATTCGCCAGCGAGGGTGCCCCAGTCGTGGTGACCGGTCGGACCGAGGACGACGGCCAGCAGACCGCAGAGCGAATCCGGGAGTCGGGCGGCGAGGCCGTCTTCGTGCAGGCCGACATGCGCGACCCAGACGACATCTCTGCGCTGGTCGAGGCCACCGCCGACGAGTTCGGCGGTATCGACGTGCTGGTCAACAACGCGGGCGTCGAGACCAACACCTCGGTCACGGAGGCGACGATGGACGACTGGAATTTGGTCCTCGAAACCGACTTCCGGGCCTACTGGCTGACGGCCAAGCACGCCGTCGAGTACATGGAGTCGGGAGCCATCGTCAACGTCTCCTCGAACCACGCCAGACTCACCATGCCCGAGATGTTCCCGTACAATGCCGTCAAGGCCGGTATCGACGGGATGACCCGCGCGATGGCGCTCGACTTGGGACCCGAGATTCGGGTCAACACCGTGAATCCGGGGTGGGTCGCCGTCGAGCGCACCGAGCAGAACCTCTCGGCGGACGAGCGCGACCACCTCGAATCCATCCACCCCGCCGGGCGTATCGGCGACCCCGAGGACGTGGCGGGCGCGGTGGCCTTCCTCGCCAGCGACGACGCCGGATTCGTGACCGGGACGAGTCTGGTAGTGGACGGCGGTCGGACCGCGGTCATGCAGGACGACACCCTGCCGGACTACGGTAGGGAATGATTTTCGGATAGTTTCAGTATCCGTTTAGAAGCTACAACTTTTCAACCGATTCCGATTATTCGGTTATAACACTCTGTTCACCCCGATTTCACCGTGAATTTTTTATACTCCTATGTCCTTAAAGTGATACGACGAAGCGGAGTCGGAGCGCAACTCAACCATGAACCGGGATATGGAGAGCCTCACAGAGCGTGCGCCGTCGCTCGACCGAGACGGACGCGCGGCATATCGGGTCGTATCGAACGATTGGGACACGAGTACTACCGTCGTCAGAGCAGTCACCGAAGTCGCCGACTGTGACCTGTTGGCCGACGACTGCGTACTGTACGACGTCGTGGACCCAGACGCCTTGAACCGACTGTTCGCCGGGCGTGATTCGGGCGACCCCGGAACCGCCGGACGGGCCTCGGTCGGCCGGGTCGTCTTCGAACTTCACGGATGCCGGGTCGAGGTCCGGGCCGACGGTGAACACGTCATCTACGAACCCGAAAACGACAGGGAATCCGCCGTGTCAGCAGTTCAGTCGGCCTAACTCCGGGTGGAGACCCACACTCCACCGAACTCGGTCGTCCTAATTCTACAGTGACGTTTCTACGTTAATTCGGGGGTTGACAGCGATAACGTATCGCCCGAGAGGGTCCGACCGTGAGGAAAAGTCCGATTACGGATGCGAAAAGGTAATCAGGTGATAGCCGCAGGGTGAGGCAAGGAGCGATTACCGAATGGCCGTCACGGACGAGATTTCGTTTTGGGAAATGTACCGGGAACTGCCCGTCAGGACGACCCTCGCCAGCGTCGTCC
This genomic window from Halorussus lipolyticus contains:
- a CDS encoding Gfo/Idh/MocA family protein, which codes for MYDAGIVGCGVIGNRLAEAFADHEDTAVSAACDVDETKLRDFADEYDCEAYTDYRELVRDESIDIVYVGVPPKHHHEIATTALDAGKHVLCEKPIAEDAERGREMIEAAQSSDLTTAINLPFRYTPGFVEMRERIADGDIGDPKRVTLNFRFPRWPREWQDVDWLESREQGGPLREVGTHFLFGVQELFGPIEEVSANVTYRGPGKYEESVAGHFSVGGDDAINGTIDLVTDHEQSEENSITVLGSESKLSLLDWYRLVENRGEDAEAVLNDTRGQTTLTLVDEFVAELDGEGGDLVSFSEANRVQCVLDAIFASKGETTAVSE
- a CDS encoding ABC transporter ATP-binding protein, translated to MTDETLGDLSDRQYPLLALVRRHGRSDAHYLAVAVVCEVVSTFLSFADVFLIGLGIDALFNGEPFAVPFLPQSWIPTAPLDLLAFITGLLVGLNLLTNLLAFVSEYSFAVFTQRLLHAVRVGEFDAVQRLDLGFFDGSRTGNVISVLNDDVNTLDTFFNVIVGAGLWITVTLVSALVYMTALNWQLAVVVLLSAPVIAGLNLWFSGKLEPLKDAVREERGALNARLETNISGIDVIKSFTAEDYERNRVASSSLDAFRARLASRRTSVRQPPLNRLVAGAWLLLTLALGIYWITVEPPLFFSGTLTAGQLVPFLFYMERLTLPLKNLSDVVNHYKSSKAAAKRIDGLTNAGRNLGAGTGTASDADLALDAAGVEFEDVEFGYPDSERRVFDGLDFDVEPGETVGLVGSTGAGKSTLVKLLVRFYDVNSGAVRVDGRDVREVSTESLREAVGYVNQEAFLFDGTVRENIAYGAPEASDERIEEAARTAGAHQFVTDLPEGYDTRVGERGTNLSGGQRQRLAIARAVVGDPPMLVLDEATSHVDNETELVVQEHLDELTADRTTFVVAHRLSTVRDADRILVLDDGEIVERGTHEELLARDGRYATLWRIQVGEVEEVQV
- a CDS encoding ABC transporter ATP-binding protein, which encodes MTDADATRTDPNEDASPPIRYLLRRFAGARWRTFAGALGLLLVGLFLQRVPALFIGVALDALLLDSRAYVLPLVPTDWIPASLTGQAALTVSVLAVAIVAESGAKWYGRLVYETASLRTLHEIRTAAYEAGTALSMDFYDAEETGDVLSVLNDDVDNLGDLFSGVRDGLVYGGEILTAFAFMLLLNWNLALVLAPLPVLIAATGRVYARLLEPRHDEIRASVGTVNGRLRDAIEGLSTVKAFTREDRERERVAEASAEYKSAAWSALRLRAVYNRVSWVLAAVGIWGLFALGSYWILAGPPVFFTRELSAGTLLTFVLYTFSFLDPTRRLAVDVIDQFESARASSKRVVALLRSDRRLPEPDDAPDLRVTEGRVEYDGVSFSYPAQSPGDAPDETADDSTLEDVSFTAEAGEFVGVVGPTGAGKSTLVKLVFRFYDPDSGTVRIDGQDIAGVSVESLRKHVGYVSQDPFLFHGSVRENVAYANPEASEQAVVTAAKRAGAHEFVADLPEGYETQIGERGATLSGGQRQRLAIARALVGDPPVLVLDEATSHVDNETEVEIQRRLLELSGDRTVFAIAHRLSTVRDADRLLVLDDGAVVESGTHDELLGAGGTYAKLWRIQTGEIAAGDERSRPSETGVTR
- a CDS encoding winged helix-turn-helix domain-containing protein, with product MTDGASAEEAGPSDPETGRKDDEADRRSDGTDRRVERRSPDETFELLANEVRVEILRALGDDPRETLGFSELHDRVDIADSGNFNYHLDRLVGAFVRKVGDGSDGDADTGESGGGRDGAGYELTRAGQQIVGAMYAGTYTTDAAVEPISAGWDCLLCSGEMVVGYADERAHFWCSACDEGAKFSFPPGTVDQFDRDELPGAFARWYHHLMTRLFHGFCGVCAGRMDGEFVRLPGGTERNPETSLLQFTCQRCGTVASSAAETLATFHPVAQGFFAEHGFDVSARHPTQMWGELDACDVEILSEEPPRMEVRFGHDGEEVRAVVEPDATVGQVERRSRQD
- a CDS encoding SDR family NAD(P)-dependent oxidoreductase; translation: MNRFEGRTVLVTGSTRGIGQGIAERFASEGAPVVVTGRTEDDGQQTAERIRESGGEAVFVQADMRDPDDISALVEATADEFGGIDVLVNNAGVETNTSVTEATMDDWNLVLETDFRAYWLTAKHAVEYMESGAIVNVSSNHARLTMPEMFPYNAVKAGIDGMTRAMALDLGPEIRVNTVNPGWVAVERTEQNLSADERDHLESIHPAGRIGDPEDVAGAVAFLASDDAGFVTGTSLVVDGGRTAVMQDDTLPDYGRE
- a CDS encoding HalOD1 output domain-containing protein, producing MNRDMESLTERAPSLDRDGRAAYRVVSNDWDTSTTVVRAVTEVADCDLLADDCVLYDVVDPDALNRLFAGRDSGDPGTAGRASVGRVVFELHGCRVEVRADGEHVIYEPENDRESAVSAVQSA